A stretch of Pseudomonas taetrolens DNA encodes these proteins:
- a CDS encoding calcium/sodium antiporter translates to MLQLLCGLALLIAGAGLLVRCAVHMAARMNVRPLLIGLTIVALGSSAPQVTVSLQAALNDTPDIAVGSVIGSNIFNVLVILGLSALIIPLRVSRQLVRLDIPLMIIASGLVFALALNKQLDRLDGLVLLGGLLVYLGLLLRQSRHSGHHHANHDLRHATWQRNVLLMLCALVMLGLAGHLLLDAALDIASDLGLSERIIGLTIVAVSTSLPPLATSLIAAFRGQREIAVGNVIGTNVFNLLGVLGLTALVSPAPLSVSPNALVFDLPVMLGVAVLCLPVFYSDYRVTRAEGLMFLGLYLAYGLHVMSFTTGMPLAGKLEHWMLFFILPALLAFLLFSTLRAWRRQH, encoded by the coding sequence CTGCTGCAACTGCTTTGCGGCCTGGCGCTGCTGATTGCCGGCGCAGGACTGCTGGTGCGATGCGCCGTGCACATGGCCGCCAGGATGAATGTTCGCCCGCTATTGATCGGTTTGACGATCGTCGCCCTGGGCAGCAGCGCGCCACAAGTCACGGTCAGCCTGCAGGCAGCACTCAATGACACCCCTGACATTGCCGTCGGCAGTGTCATCGGCAGCAATATCTTCAATGTGCTGGTCATACTCGGGCTTTCGGCGCTGATCATTCCCCTGCGCGTGTCCCGCCAACTGGTGCGCCTGGACATCCCCCTGATGATCATCGCCAGCGGACTGGTCTTTGCCCTGGCACTGAACAAGCAGCTCGACCGCCTGGATGGCCTCGTCTTGCTGGGCGGGCTGCTGGTCTACCTCGGCCTGTTGCTGCGCCAGTCACGACACAGCGGGCATCATCACGCCAACCACGACCTGCGCCATGCCACGTGGCAGCGCAACGTCCTGCTGATGCTTTGCGCATTGGTGATGCTGGGCCTTGCCGGGCACCTGCTGCTGGATGCCGCTCTGGACATAGCGTCTGACCTCGGGCTGTCAGAGCGCATCATCGGCCTGACCATCGTTGCCGTCAGCACCTCGCTCCCGCCACTGGCAACCTCCCTGATCGCCGCCTTTCGCGGCCAGCGCGAAATTGCCGTCGGCAACGTGATCGGCACTAACGTCTTCAACCTGCTGGGCGTGCTCGGGCTGACCGCCCTGGTGTCTCCAGCCCCCTTGTCCGTATCACCCAATGCCCTGGTCTTTGACTTGCCGGTGATGCTGGGCGTAGCCGTACTGTGTCTGCCGGTGTTCTACAGCGACTATCGCGTGACCCGCGCCGAAGGCCTGATGTTTTTGGGCCTGTACCTGGCCTACGGACTGCACGTGATGTCCTTCACAACCGGCATGCCTTTGGCTGGCAAGCTCGAACACTGGATGCTGTTTTTTATCCTGCCAGCGCTGCTGGCTTTCCTGCTGTTCAGCACCTTGCGTGCATGGCGACGACAGCACTGA
- the gatB gene encoding Asp-tRNA(Asn)/Glu-tRNA(Gln) amidotransferase subunit GatB — protein MQWEVVIGLEIHSQLATQSKIFSGSATTFGSEPNTQASLVDLGMPGVLPVLNEEAVRMAVMFGLAVDAEIVQHNVFARKNYFYPDLPKGYQISQMELPIVGKGHLDITLEDGTVKRVGITRAHLEEDAGKSLHEDFSGATGIDLNRAGTPLLEIVSEPDMRSAKEAVAYVKAMHALVRYLGICDGNMAEGSLRCDCNVSIRPVGQAEFGTRCEIKNVNSFRFIEKAINSEVQRQIELIEDGGKVIQQTRLYDPNKDETRAMRSKEEANDYRYFPDPDLLPVVIEDSFINDVRATLPELPPQKRERFQSQFGLSAYDASVLASSREQADYFEKVVSISGDAKLAANWVMVELGSLLNKQGLDIDQSPVSAELLGGMLLRIKDNTISGKIAKVVFEAMANGEGSADAVIETRGLKQVTDSGAIEKVLDEVLAANAEQVEQYRAADEAKRGKMFGFFVGQAMKASKGKANPQQVNELLKSKLEG, from the coding sequence ATGCAATGGGAAGTTGTGATCGGGCTGGAAATTCACTCCCAGCTCGCCACCCAATCAAAGATTTTCTCGGGCAGCGCCACCACATTCGGCTCTGAACCGAACACCCAGGCCAGCCTGGTTGACCTGGGCATGCCTGGCGTTCTGCCGGTGCTCAATGAAGAAGCCGTGCGCATGGCCGTCATGTTCGGTCTGGCCGTTGACGCTGAAATCGTCCAGCACAACGTGTTCGCCCGCAAGAACTACTTCTACCCGGACCTGCCTAAGGGCTACCAGATCAGCCAGATGGAACTGCCGATCGTCGGCAAGGGCCACCTGGACATCACGCTTGAAGACGGCACCGTCAAACGTGTCGGCATCACCCGTGCGCACCTGGAAGAAGACGCCGGCAAAAGTCTGCACGAAGACTTCAGCGGTGCCACAGGTATCGACTTGAACCGTGCTGGTACTCCGCTGCTCGAAATCGTGTCCGAGCCCGACATGCGCAGCGCCAAGGAGGCGGTAGCCTACGTCAAGGCAATGCACGCGCTGGTGCGCTATCTGGGCATCTGTGACGGCAACATGGCCGAAGGCTCGCTGCGTTGCGACTGCAACGTGTCGATCCGCCCGGTCGGCCAGGCCGAGTTCGGTACCCGCTGCGAGATCAAGAACGTCAACTCGTTCCGCTTCATCGAGAAGGCGATCAACAGTGAAGTACAGCGTCAGATCGAACTGATCGAAGACGGCGGCAAGGTCATTCAGCAGACCCGCCTGTATGACCCGAACAAAGACGAAACACGCGCCATGCGCAGCAAGGAAGAAGCGAACGACTACCGCTACTTCCCTGATCCGGACCTGCTGCCAGTGGTGATCGAAGACTCGTTCATCAATGACGTGCGCGCCACCCTGCCGGAACTGCCACCGCAAAAGCGCGAGCGCTTCCAGTCGCAGTTCGGCCTGTCCGCCTATGACGCCAGCGTGCTGGCCTCGAGCCGTGAGCAAGCGGATTATTTCGAAAAAGTGGTCAGCATCAGCGGCGACGCCAAACTGGCCGCCAACTGGGTCATGGTTGAACTGGGCAGCCTGCTCAACAAACAAGGCCTGGATATCGACCAGTCGCCGGTCAGCGCCGAACTGCTGGGCGGCATGCTGCTGCGCATCAAGGACAACACCATCTCCGGCAAAATTGCCAAGGTCGTGTTTGAAGCCATGGCCAATGGCGAAGGCAGCGCAGACGCCGTCATCGAAACCCGCGGCCTCAAGCAAGTGACCGACAGCGGCGCCATCGAAAAGGTGCTGGATGAAGTGCTGGCTGCCAACGCTGAGCAAGTCGAGCAATACCGCGCAGCAGACGAAGCCAAGCGCGGCAAGATGTTCGGCTTCTTTGTCGGCCAGGCGATGAAAGCATCCAAAGGCAAAGCGAACCCGCAACAAGTCAACGAGCTGCTGAAAAGCAAGCTCGAAGGCTAA
- a CDS encoding septal ring lytic transglycosylase RlpA family protein, with translation MKRLLGVCALLSLLTGCASHDVDPRGYDKTGTASYYGARHHGKRTASGEPFNQNALTAAHPRLPFGTRLLVTNLSNKKSVVVRVNDRGPYTRGRIIDVSRKAAQQLSMLRSGTAKVRVQGLSD, from the coding sequence ATGAAGCGGCTACTCGGCGTGTGCGCCCTGCTCAGCTTGCTCACCGGCTGTGCCAGTCATGACGTAGACCCTCGCGGCTATGACAAAACCGGCACTGCCTCTTATTACGGCGCTCGTCACCATGGCAAACGTACTGCCAGCGGCGAACCTTTCAACCAGAATGCACTCACCGCTGCTCACCCACGTCTGCCGTTCGGTACCCGGCTACTGGTGACCAATCTCAGCAACAAAAAATCCGTTGTGGTCCGCGTTAATGACCGCGGCCCCTACACCCGCGGCCGAATTATTGATGTTTCGCGCAAGGCCGCCCAGCAGTTGAGTATGCTGCGCAGTGGTACAGCCAAAGTCCGGGTTCAGGGCTTGAGTGACTAA
- the rng gene encoding ribonuclease G produces the protein MSEEILINITPMESRVAVVENGVLQEVHVERTQRRGIVGNIYKGKIVRVLPGMQAAFVDIGLDRAAFIHASEISLREGQAVESISALVHEGQSLVVQVTKDPIASKGARLTTQLSIPSRYLVYMPRTAHVGISLKIEDEAERERLKQVVSDCVAQEGIKEAGGFILRTAAEGAGADEILMDIRYLRRLWEQIGTQIKTVGAPSVIYEDLGLALRTLRDLVGPKIEKIRIDSRETFQKTTQFVAELMPEIADRLEHYPGERPIFDLYGVEDEIQKALDRKVPLKSGGYLVVDPAEAMTTIDVNTGAFVGHRNLEETIFKTNLEAATAIARQLRLRNLGGIIIIDFIDMEDEEHQRQVLRTLEKQLERDHAKTNIIGITELGLVQMTRKRTRESLEQVLCEPCVCCQGRGKLKTPETICYEIFREILREARAYQAVGYRVLANQKVVDRLLDEESGNVAELEGFIGRTIRFQVETMYSQEQYDVVLL, from the coding sequence ATGAGTGAAGAGATCCTGATCAACATCACGCCGATGGAATCGCGCGTGGCGGTGGTAGAGAACGGTGTTCTGCAAGAGGTGCATGTCGAGCGTACCCAGCGCCGTGGCATTGTTGGCAATATTTACAAAGGCAAGATCGTCCGGGTTTTGCCCGGCATGCAGGCCGCATTTGTCGATATTGGCCTGGATCGCGCTGCCTTTATCCACGCATCCGAGATTTCCCTGCGTGAAGGTCAGGCTGTCGAAAGCATCAGCGCGCTGGTGCATGAAGGCCAGAGCCTTGTGGTGCAGGTCACCAAGGACCCGATCGCGTCCAAGGGCGCACGCCTGACCACCCAGCTGTCGATTCCTTCGCGTTATCTGGTGTACATGCCGCGTACCGCGCATGTGGGCATTTCGCTGAAAATCGAAGACGAGGCCGAGCGTGAGCGCCTGAAGCAGGTGGTCAGTGATTGCGTTGCCCAGGAAGGCATTAAAGAAGCCGGTGGTTTTATATTGCGGACGGCGGCCGAAGGAGCCGGGGCGGATGAAATCCTGATGGACATTCGTTACTTGCGTCGCTTGTGGGAGCAGATCGGTACACAGATCAAAACCGTTGGTGCGCCAAGTGTGATTTATGAAGACTTGGGGCTGGCTTTGCGCACATTGCGTGATCTGGTCGGCCCTAAAATCGAGAAAATCCGCATCGACTCGCGTGAAACATTCCAGAAGACCACTCAATTTGTGGCCGAACTGATGCCTGAAATCGCTGACCGTCTGGAACATTACCCGGGTGAGCGGCCCATTTTTGACCTGTACGGGGTCGAAGATGAAATCCAGAAAGCCCTGGATCGCAAGGTTCCGCTCAAGTCCGGTGGTTACCTGGTGGTCGATCCGGCAGAAGCCATGACCACGATCGATGTCAACACCGGCGCGTTCGTGGGTCATCGCAATCTTGAAGAGACCATTTTCAAGACCAACCTCGAGGCCGCCACCGCCATCGCCCGGCAACTGCGCCTGCGCAACCTGGGCGGGATCATCATTATCGACTTCATCGACATGGAAGATGAAGAGCATCAGCGCCAGGTCTTGCGCACCCTCGAAAAACAGCTCGAACGTGACCATGCCAAGACCAACATCATCGGGATTACCGAGTTGGGCCTGGTACAAATGACCCGCAAGCGTACCCGTGAGAGTCTGGAGCAAGTGCTGTGCGAACCCTGTGTGTGTTGTCAGGGACGGGGCAAGTTGAAAACCCCGGAAACCATCTGCTATGAAATATTCCGTGAAATCCTCCGCGAGGCCCGCGCTTATCAGGCGGTGGGTTACCGGGTTCTGGCCAACCAGAAAGTGGTCGACCGTTTGCTGGACGAAGAGTCGGGCAATGTCGCGGAGCTGGAAGGATTTATCGGGCGTACCATTCGGTTCCAGGTTGAAACCATGTATTCCCAGGAACAATACGACGTGGTGCTGCTCTGA
- the gatC gene encoding Asp-tRNA(Asn)/Glu-tRNA(Gln) amidotransferase subunit GatC, whose amino-acid sequence MALERSDVEKIAHLARLGLNDADLPRTTEALNSILGLIDQMQAVDTSGIEPLAHPLEASQRLRADVVTESNHREAYQSIAPAVENGLYLVPKVIE is encoded by the coding sequence ATGGCGCTTGAACGCTCCGACGTGGAAAAAATCGCTCATTTAGCCCGCCTGGGTCTCAATGATGCTGATCTTCCGCGCACTACCGAAGCCCTTAATAGCATTCTGGGGCTGATTGACCAAATGCAGGCCGTCGACACCTCCGGCATCGAACCTCTGGCCCACCCTCTGGAGGCCAGCCAGCGCCTGCGCGCAGACGTCGTGACTGAAAGCAATCATCGCGAGGCTTATCAGTCCATCGCTCCAGCGGTCGAGAACGGCCTCTATCTGGTTCCGAAAGTCATCGAGTAA
- the mreC gene encoding rod shape-determining protein MreC — protein MGVRLLVLVVLSVALMVVDARFTLLKPVRSQMSLVLMQSYWITDLPQRLWQGVASQFGSRTELVAENEKLQTENLLLQGRLQKLAALTEQNVRLRELLNSSALVSEKVEVAELIGMDPNPFTHRIIINKGERDGVVLGQPVLDARGLMGQVVELMPYTSRVLLLTDTTHSIPVQVNRNGLRAIASGTGNPERLELRHVADTADVKEGDLLVSSGLGQRFPAGYPVATVKEVIHDSGQPFAIVRAVPTAALNRSRYLLLVFSDSRTPEERANDAAQAQEAEQGAEVVPGAPAAAAVQPAPVTAPPAPAPVSPPASAATNATPVKTPAPVPAPATANPPAAVPATIQERQ, from the coding sequence TTGGGCGTGCGCTTGTTAGTGCTGGTCGTGCTGTCGGTTGCGCTGATGGTCGTCGATGCCCGTTTCACGTTGCTCAAGCCCGTGCGCAGCCAAATGTCACTGGTACTGATGCAGTCCTACTGGATCACCGATCTGCCGCAACGCTTGTGGCAAGGCGTGGCCAGTCAGTTCGGCAGCCGCACTGAATTGGTCGCTGAAAACGAAAAACTCCAGACGGAAAACCTTCTGCTTCAAGGTCGCCTGCAAAAACTGGCGGCGCTGACCGAGCAGAACGTTCGTCTGCGCGAGTTGCTGAACTCTTCTGCGCTGGTCAGCGAAAAAGTTGAAGTGGCCGAACTGATCGGCATGGACCCCAATCCCTTCACCCATCGCATCATCATCAACAAGGGTGAGCGTGACGGTGTCGTGCTCGGTCAACCGGTTCTCGATGCGCGCGGGTTGATGGGGCAGGTCGTCGAATTGATGCCTTACACCTCTCGTGTTCTGTTGCTCACCGATACCACTCACAGCATTCCGGTGCAGGTGAATCGCAATGGCTTGCGGGCCATCGCCAGTGGTACGGGCAATCCCGAGCGTCTGGAGTTGCGCCACGTGGCGGACACGGCGGACGTCAAAGAGGGCGACCTGCTGGTCAGTTCGGGCCTCGGTCAGCGTTTCCCGGCCGGTTATCCTGTGGCAACGGTCAAGGAAGTGATTCACGACTCGGGGCAGCCATTTGCAATAGTCCGTGCCGTCCCGACTGCGGCCTTGAATCGCAGCCGCTATTTACTGCTGGTATTCAGTGACAGCCGGACGCCGGAAGAGCGCGCCAATGATGCGGCCCAGGCGCAAGAAGCCGAGCAAGGCGCTGAAGTCGTTCCAGGCGCACCCGCGGCAGCAGCCGTGCAGCCAGCACCTGTCACTGCGCCACCAGCGCCTGCGCCGGTGTCCCCGCCAGCCTCGGCAGCGACGAACGCCACTCCCGTGAAAACACCTGCTCCAGTGCCAGCCCCTGCAACTGCCAATCCGCCAGCCGCTGTGCCGGCTACTATTCAGGAGAGGCAATAA
- a CDS encoding AEC family transporter, producing MLAIFLQTLTITAPVFAMLFLGVLLKRVGWINDSFIHTASSLVFNVTMPALLFLGIYHADLRAALQPDVLGYFTLATLLSFVLAWGWAMWRCPREDRGIYVQGAFRGNNGVIGLALAASMYGDYGISLGAVLAGLVILLYNTLSTIVLAVYSPVIKSDPWSICKSVFKNPLIISVLVAAPCAAFKIGLPAWLLASGQYLAAMTLPLALICIGGTLSLVALRKSGKMAVSASLVKMVSLPLLMTLGAWLYGFRGAELGVLFLYFASPTAAASFVMARAANGNHELAAAIIVITTLMAAITTNIGIFVLQWGGWI from the coding sequence ATGCTGGCTATTTTCCTTCAGACGCTCACGATCACTGCCCCCGTATTTGCCATGCTGTTTCTGGGTGTGCTGCTGAAACGCGTGGGCTGGATCAATGACAGCTTTATCCATACGGCTTCGTCCCTGGTGTTCAACGTCACCATGCCGGCGCTGCTGTTTCTGGGTATTTACCACGCCGATCTCAGGGCGGCTCTGCAACCCGACGTGCTGGGTTATTTCACCCTCGCGACGCTGCTGAGCTTTGTACTGGCCTGGGGTTGGGCGATGTGGCGCTGCCCGCGGGAAGACCGCGGTATCTATGTCCAGGGCGCCTTTCGCGGCAACAATGGGGTCATCGGCCTGGCCCTGGCGGCCAGCATGTATGGCGACTACGGGATTTCGCTGGGGGCGGTGCTCGCGGGCCTCGTGATCTTGCTCTACAACACCTTGTCGACCATTGTGCTCGCGGTTTACAGCCCGGTGATCAAGTCTGACCCGTGGAGCATCTGCAAAAGCGTCTTTAAAAACCCGTTGATCATCAGTGTGCTGGTAGCTGCGCCCTGTGCGGCATTCAAGATCGGTCTGCCCGCGTGGTTACTGGCTTCCGGCCAATACCTGGCGGCGATGACCTTGCCGCTGGCGCTGATTTGCATAGGCGGTACGTTGTCACTGGTCGCTTTGCGCAAAAGCGGCAAGATGGCCGTGAGTGCCAGTCTGGTGAAAATGGTCAGTCTGCCGCTGCTGATGACGCTCGGTGCTTGGCTGTACGGCTTTCGCGGAGCGGAGTTGGGGGTGCTGTTCCTGTACTTCGCCAGCCCCACGGCAGCTGCCAGTTTTGTGATGGCCAGAGCCGCCAACGGCAACCATGAGTTGGCCGCAGCGATCATCGTGATTACCACTTTGATGGCGGCGATTACCACCAATATCGGGATTTTTGTGCTGCAGTGGGGCGGCTGGATTTAG
- the mreB gene encoding rod shape-determining protein MreB: MFKKLRGMFSSDLSIDLGTANTLIYVRERGIVLNEPSVVAIRTHGNQKSVVAVGTEAKRMLGRTPGNIAAIRPMKDGVIADFSVCEKMLQYFINKVHENSFLQPSPRVLICVPCKSTQVERRAIRESALGAGAREVFLIEEPMAAAIGAGLPVEEARGSMVVDIGGGTTEIALISLNGVVYAESVRVGGDRFDEAIITYVRRNYGSLIGESTAERIKQEIGTAYPGGEVREVDVRGRNLAEGVPRAFTLNSNEVLEALQESLATIVQAVKSALEQSPPELASDIAERGLVLTGGGALLRDLDKLLAQETGLPVIVAEDPLTCVARGGGRALEMMDKHTMDLLSSE; encoded by the coding sequence ATGTTCAAGAAACTGCGTGGCATGTTTTCCAGCGATCTTTCCATCGACCTGGGCACTGCCAACACCCTTATTTACGTGCGTGAGCGCGGTATTGTCCTGAATGAGCCTTCGGTTGTGGCTATTCGGACGCACGGTAACCAGAAAAGTGTCGTTGCCGTTGGCACCGAGGCAAAGCGCATGCTGGGCCGTACACCGGGCAACATTGCAGCCATTCGTCCGATGAAGGACGGTGTGATCGCCGACTTCAGCGTTTGCGAAAAAATGCTTCAGTACTTTATTAACAAAGTGCACGAAAACAGCTTTCTGCAGCCAAGCCCTCGGGTGCTGATATGCGTACCTTGCAAATCGACCCAGGTAGAGCGCCGCGCCATTCGTGAGTCGGCCCTCGGTGCTGGTGCCCGTGAAGTGTTCCTGATCGAAGAGCCGATGGCTGCAGCCATCGGTGCCGGCTTGCCGGTCGAGGAAGCACGGGGCTCGATGGTTGTCGATATCGGTGGCGGTACCACTGAAATCGCGCTGATCTCCCTGAATGGTGTGGTTTACGCCGAGTCCGTACGGGTTGGCGGCGACCGCTTCGACGAAGCGATCATCACCTATGTACGCCGCAACTACGGCAGCCTGATCGGTGAGTCGACGGCCGAGCGCATCAAGCAGGAAATCGGTACTGCTTACCCGGGCGGCGAAGTACGTGAAGTCGACGTCCGCGGCCGTAACCTTGCCGAAGGCGTTCCTCGAGCGTTCACCCTGAACTCCAATGAAGTGCTGGAAGCTCTGCAAGAGTCGCTGGCAACCATCGTTCAGGCAGTGAAAAGCGCACTGGAGCAGTCTCCGCCAGAGTTGGCGTCGGACATCGCCGAGCGTGGTCTGGTCCTGACCGGTGGTGGCGCCTTGCTGCGTGACCTCGACAAGCTGCTGGCCCAGGAAACCGGCTTGCCGGTGATCGTTGCCGAAGACCCGCTGACCTGCGTGGCGCGTGGCGGTGGTCGTGCGCTGGAAATGATGGATAAACATACGATGGACCTGCTTTCCAGCGAATAA
- the mreD gene encoding rod shape-determining protein MreD — MTSTRSRNGWIIWLTFAVGLLLSISPMPQFMEILRPLWLALLLAFWVLYMPHKVGMVTAFCLGLAEDVLYGTLLGQNALILTLITFLILSLQQRIRMFPMWQQSLVILVVFGLAQLVQLWLSALTGNRQPTLALVLPALVSALLWPWVSYGLRGLCRRFKIN; from the coding sequence ATGACGAGTACCCGTTCGCGTAACGGCTGGATCATCTGGCTGACCTTTGCTGTCGGCCTGTTGCTCAGTATTTCGCCGATGCCGCAGTTCATGGAGATCCTGCGCCCTCTCTGGCTGGCCCTGTTGCTGGCTTTTTGGGTGTTATACATGCCGCACAAGGTGGGCATGGTTACCGCGTTTTGCCTCGGGCTGGCCGAAGACGTTCTCTACGGCACGTTGCTGGGGCAGAATGCGCTCATCCTGACGCTCATCACGTTCCTGATCCTGTCATTGCAGCAGCGTATCCGGATGTTCCCCATGTGGCAGCAAAGTCTGGTCATTCTGGTTGTATTCGGGCTGGCTCAACTGGTTCAGTTATGGCTCAGTGCCTTGACCGGGAATCGGCAGCCAACCCTGGCGCTGGTATTGCCGGCGCTGGTCAGTGCCTTGCTTTGGCCTTGGGTCAGTTACGGGCTTCGCGGGTTGTGCCGACGCTTCAAAATCAATTAA
- the gatA gene encoding Asp-tRNA(Asn)/Glu-tRNA(Gln) amidotransferase subunit GatA, protein MHQLTLAEIARGLAEKKFSSEELTKALLARIARLDPQINSFITLTEDLALEQAKAADARRANGESGALLGAPIGHKDLFCTLGVRTSCGSKMLDNFKAPYDATVVSKLAAAGAVSLGKTNMDEFAMGSANESSYYGAVKNPWNLEHVPGGSSGGSAAAVAARLLPAATGTDTGGSIRQPAALTNLTGLKPTYGRVSRWGMIAYASSLDQGGPLARTAEDCAILLQGMAGFDPQDSTSIDEPVPDYSANLNGSLQGLRIGVPKEYFSEGLDPRIAELIHNSIKELEKLGAVIKPISLPNMQHAIPAYYVIAPAEASSNLSRFDGVRFGHRCDDPKDLTDLYKRSRAEGFGPEVQRRILVGAYALSAGYYDAYYLQAQKIRRLIKNDFMTAFNEVDIILGPTTPNPAWKLGAKNSDPVSAYLEDVYTITANLAGLPGLSMPAGFVDGLPVGVQLLAPYFQEGRLLNVAHQYQLNTDWHLRSPAGF, encoded by the coding sequence ATGCATCAATTGACTCTGGCCGAGATCGCTCGCGGACTCGCCGAAAAAAAGTTTTCCTCCGAAGAGCTGACCAAGGCCTTGCTGGCGCGTATCGCCCGGCTTGATCCTCAGATCAACAGCTTCATCACCCTTACCGAAGACCTCGCCCTCGAGCAGGCCAAGGCCGCCGACGCACGTCGCGCCAATGGTGAAAGCGGCGCCCTGCTGGGCGCGCCGATCGGTCACAAGGACCTGTTCTGCACGCTGGGCGTGCGCACCAGCTGCGGCTCGAAGATGCTCGACAACTTCAAGGCCCCATACGACGCCACCGTGGTCTCCAAACTGGCGGCTGCAGGCGCGGTAAGCCTGGGCAAGACCAACATGGACGAGTTCGCCATGGGCTCGGCCAACGAGTCGAGTTACTACGGTGCGGTCAAAAACCCGTGGAACCTAGAGCACGTACCGGGCGGTTCATCCGGCGGTTCGGCTGCAGCCGTTGCTGCCCGCCTGCTGCCTGCGGCAACCGGCACCGATACTGGCGGCTCGATCCGCCAACCGGCCGCGCTGACCAACCTTACCGGTCTCAAGCCGACGTACGGTCGTGTTTCGCGCTGGGGCATGATTGCCTACGCCTCCAGTCTCGATCAGGGCGGCCCGTTGGCACGCACCGCCGAAGACTGCGCCATCCTGCTGCAAGGCATGGCCGGCTTCGATCCTCAAGACTCCACCAGCATTGACGAACCCGTGCCGGACTACAGCGCCAACCTCAATGGTTCGCTGCAAGGCCTGCGCATTGGCGTGCCAAAGGAGTACTTCAGCGAAGGTCTCGACCCGCGTATCGCCGAGCTGATTCACAACAGCATCAAAGAGCTCGAAAAGCTCGGTGCCGTGATCAAGCCCATCAGTCTGCCGAATATGCAGCACGCGATTCCCGCGTACTACGTGATCGCACCAGCCGAGGCCTCTTCCAACCTGTCGCGTTTTGACGGTGTACGCTTCGGTCATCGCTGCGATGACCCGAAAGACCTCACCGACCTGTACAAGCGCTCGCGCGCCGAAGGCTTTGGCCCGGAAGTACAGCGCCGGATCCTGGTCGGTGCCTATGCCCTCTCGGCAGGCTACTACGATGCTTACTACCTGCAGGCGCAAAAAATCCGTCGCCTGATCAAAAACGACTTCATGACTGCCTTTAATGAAGTCGACATCATCCTCGGCCCAACCACGCCTAACCCGGCTTGGAAACTCGGCGCTAAAAACAGCGACCCGGTTTCTGCGTATCTGGAAGACGTGTACACCATTACCGCCAACCTCGCGGGCCTGCCAGGCCTGTCGATGCCTGCCGGTTTTGTCGATGGCTTGCCGGTGGGCGTGCAGTTGCTTGCGCCGTACTTCCAGGAAGGTCGCTTGCTCAACGTCGCGCATCAATACCAGCTCAATACCGACTGGCATTTGCGCTCACCTGCCGGCTTCTGA
- a CDS encoding Maf family protein, producing the protein MTLLYLASGSPRRRELLTQIGVPFSTVSAAIDETPLPNESPVAYVERLAREKARAGREQLLMSPPVSAFCVLGADTAVVLNERILGKPIDEADASAMLMALSGREHEVLTAIAILDEGRCETRVVRSYVRFRNISKQEASLYWASGEPQDKAGGYAVQGLAAVFVSGLNGSYSAVVGLPVCETAELLGRFGIPCWQNLTVR; encoded by the coding sequence ATGACCTTGCTTTATCTGGCTTCCGGCTCACCGCGCCGACGCGAGTTACTCACTCAAATCGGCGTGCCGTTCAGCACGGTAAGTGCTGCCATTGATGAAACCCCTCTCCCCAATGAGTCTCCTGTGGCCTATGTCGAGCGTCTGGCGCGCGAAAAGGCCCGGGCTGGCCGTGAGCAATTGCTGATGTCGCCGCCCGTTAGTGCCTTCTGCGTGCTCGGGGCCGACACGGCCGTGGTGCTCAACGAGCGAATTCTCGGCAAACCGATTGATGAGGCCGATGCGTCGGCCATGCTCATGGCTTTGTCCGGGCGTGAGCATGAGGTTTTGACGGCGATCGCGATTCTTGACGAGGGCCGCTGCGAAACCCGCGTGGTACGCAGCTATGTCAGATTTCGAAACATCAGCAAACAAGAAGCCAGCCTGTACTGGGCCAGCGGTGAACCCCAGGATAAAGCTGGCGGCTATGCTGTCCAGGGGTTGGCGGCGGTGTTTGTATCAGGCCTCAATGGCAGTTATTCGGCCGTTGTAGGGTTGCCCGTGTGCGAAACCGCAGAACTCCTTGGGCGTTTCGGCATACCCTGTTGGCAAAACCTTACCGTGCGCTGA